A window of Exiguobacterium sp. FSL W8-0210 genomic DNA:
TTGAACTGGAACAGGTCACCTATCGGTATCCGGAACAGGAGCAAGCAGCCCTACACGAGGTCTCTCTGACGATTCGTTCAGGTGAATGGGTCGCCATCGTTGGTCACAACGGCTCTGGAAAATCAACGCTGACGAAATTGTTTAATGGATTGTTGTTACCGGAGACAGGGACCGTTACGGTTGCTGAGCGCTTTTCAAGTGCGAATCCGGAGCAACTGTGGGAGATGCGCCGAGCAATCGGCATCGTCTTCCAAAATCCAGATAATCAATTCGTTGGCACGACCGTGCGCGACGACGTGGCATTTGCTCTAGAAAACTGGGGTGTGCCACGCGAGGAAATGGTTCGTCGTATCGACGACAGTCTAGCGCGCGTTGGCCTTACGGATTTTGTTGATCGGGAACCCCATCAACTATCCGGCGGACAGAAGCAGCGTGTCGCAATCGCTTCGGCGCTTGCGATGCGCCCTGATGTTCTCGTGCTCGATGAAGCTACATCGATGCTTGATCCATTAGCACGACAAGAGGTCATGTCGACCGTTCAGGAACTCCATGCGACTCACCCAATGGCGGTCATCGCGATTACACACGAATTAGACGAAGTATTACGGGCTAGTCGTGTCATCGTCATGGATGCCGGGAAAATCGTATTAGAAGGATCCCCTCAGGAAGTCTTTCGTCATGCATCGTTCTTAGAAGACATCGGACTCGATGTTCCATTCGTTGTTCGGGTACAAGAACGTTTACGGGCGCAAGGTCTCTCACTCGAGGAGACGATACTAGAT
This region includes:
- a CDS encoding energy-coupling factor ABC transporter ATP-binding protein, which codes for MDKLIELEQVTYRYPEQEQAALHEVSLTIRSGEWVAIVGHNGSGKSTLTKLFNGLLLPETGTVTVAERFSSANPEQLWEMRRAIGIVFQNPDNQFVGTTVRDDVAFALENWGVPREEMVRRIDDSLARVGLTDFVDREPHQLSGGQKQRVAIASALAMRPDVLVLDEATSMLDPLARQEVMSTVQELHATHPMAVIAITHELDEVLRASRVIVMDAGKIVLEGSPQEVFRHASFLEDIGLDVPFVVRVQERLRAQGLSLEETILDERELVNRLCQS